From the genome of Pedobacter sp. MC2016-14, one region includes:
- a CDS encoding HD domain-containing protein encodes MIKVNDPIYGSHELPAVFEDLLNCSTLKRLSNIHHSGAIFLVDPEICHHRLEHSIGVTLLIKMLGGTELEQIAGLLHDVSHTAFSHVGDYVMNNTEETYHEQLFESLLRQSEVPAILHWHGYHIDQILQGHFPILEQPMPLLCADRLDYTLRDAVHSGLISKLQAKNFLPFIKLQEDRIVVTDLAQAEWINQLYKRLNEEFYNAPLYVYANQQLAMLIVALLKSGALHETDLLKDDTFLLNKIRSTSVGYEGIKAIKNHKGYVDFLKKGPSLKIKKRTLMA; translated from the coding sequence ATGATAAAGGTAAATGACCCCATTTATGGAAGCCATGAACTTCCTGCCGTATTTGAAGATCTGTTGAATTGCAGCACCTTAAAAAGGCTGAGCAATATCCACCACAGTGGCGCTATATTTTTGGTTGATCCTGAGATTTGTCACCACCGCCTGGAGCATTCTATTGGCGTAACCTTGCTCATCAAAATGCTTGGCGGTACAGAACTGGAACAAATTGCAGGTTTATTACATGATGTATCCCATACTGCTTTTTCGCATGTGGGCGATTATGTGATGAACAATACAGAGGAAACTTACCACGAGCAATTGTTTGAAAGCCTCCTTCGCCAGTCTGAAGTACCGGCAATTCTGCATTGGCATGGCTACCACATTGATCAAATCCTTCAGGGCCATTTTCCGATTTTAGAGCAGCCCATGCCGCTGCTTTGCGCAGACCGCTTGGATTATACATTACGGGATGCCGTACACTCGGGATTGATCAGTAAACTGCAGGCAAAAAACTTTTTGCCTTTTATTAAGCTACAGGAAGATAGAATTGTAGTCACCGATCTGGCGCAGGCAGAATGGATCAACCAGCTGTATAAAAGGCTGAATGAAGAATTCTATAATGCCCCACTGTACGTTTATGCCAATCAGCAACTGGCAATGCTGATTGTAGCTTTATTAAAAAGTGGCGCGCTGCATGAAACAGACTTGTTAAAGGACGATACGTTTTTATTGAATAAAATCCGCAGCACTAGTGTAGGTTATGAAGGGATAAAAGCGATCAAAAATCACAAAGGGTATGTGGATTTCTTAAAAAAAGGCCCAAGTTTGAAGATCAAAAAAAGAACGTTGATGGCTTAA
- the dinB gene encoding DNA polymerase IV, giving the protein MGEEKQIIHMDQDAFFVSVEVRKNKDLIGKPVIIGGTSDRGVVASCSYEARKFGVHSAMSSRMARQLCPHAIFIRGNMDEYSEASQQITSIIKERVPLFEKASIDEHYIDMTGMDRFHSTLKYAKELRNTIMKELHLPISFGLSVNKTVSKMATNECKPDGELNIEQPKVRDFLNPLSIKKIPGLGEKTFIKLSDMGIKKIYTLSQIHPEQMNFLLGKSGLSLLQKAQGIDHSPVVPYSEQKSIGTQCTFNADSIDIEMINNLLVAQVMDIAFQLREKKKLAACVTVTIRYANFETESKQMAIPYTSLDSVLIATAKELFKKMYNRRMLLRLVGVKLSNMVTGHEQIDLYSESQEQYSLVQAMDKIRNRFGADAVTRAAVLNLKL; this is encoded by the coding sequence ATGGGGGAGGAAAAGCAAATTATCCATATGGACCAGGATGCCTTTTTCGTATCCGTAGAGGTGCGGAAAAATAAGGATTTGATTGGTAAGCCCGTAATTATTGGGGGCACATCAGATCGTGGGGTGGTGGCTTCATGCAGTTACGAAGCCCGCAAGTTCGGTGTACATTCGGCCATGTCATCCAGGATGGCCAGGCAATTGTGCCCCCATGCCATATTTATCCGAGGCAACATGGACGAATACTCTGAAGCCTCGCAGCAAATCACCAGCATCATTAAAGAGCGGGTGCCGCTTTTTGAAAAGGCCAGCATAGACGAGCACTACATTGACATGACGGGCATGGACAGGTTTCATTCTACGCTCAAATACGCCAAGGAACTACGTAACACCATCATGAAGGAGCTGCATTTGCCCATTTCTTTTGGCCTTTCGGTAAATAAAACGGTCTCTAAAATGGCCACCAATGAATGCAAACCCGATGGGGAACTGAACATTGAGCAACCAAAAGTGCGCGATTTTCTAAATCCTTTGTCCATCAAAAAAATCCCCGGCCTGGGTGAAAAAACCTTCATCAAGCTGAGCGATATGGGCATTAAAAAGATCTATACCTTATCGCAAATCCACCCCGAGCAAATGAACTTTTTGCTGGGTAAATCCGGACTTTCCTTGCTGCAAAAAGCACAGGGCATAGACCATAGCCCGGTGGTTCCTTATTCGGAACAAAAATCCATAGGTACCCAATGCACTTTCAATGCAGATTCTATCGACATCGAAATGATCAACAACCTGCTGGTGGCCCAGGTGATGGACATTGCTTTTCAGCTAAGGGAGAAAAAGAAACTGGCCGCCTGTGTAACTGTAACCATCCGTTACGCCAATTTTGAAACGGAAAGCAAGCAGATGGCCATTCCTTATACCTCGCTGGATAGCGTGCTGATTGCCACGGCAAAAGAGCTGTTCAAGAAAATGTACAACCGCCGGATGTTGCTGCGGCTGGTGGGTGTAAAGCTCTCTAACATGGTAACGGGCCATGAGCAGATAGACCTGTACAGCGAATCGCAAGAGCAATATAGCCTGGTACAGGCCATGGATAAAATCCGTAACCGTTTTGGTGCAGATGCGGTAACACGTGCTGCGGTGTTAAACCTAAAGCTTTAA
- a CDS encoding DNA polymerase III subunit alpha codes for MYLNIHSHYSLRYGTLSIKTLVEEAQARGITQMVLTDINNSTGVMEFMRECRKKQIKPIGGMEFRRDKKLLYIGIAQNREGMKELNDFLTEYNLAQRELPDLPPEFKNAYTIYPFGHKQELKGNEYIGIRFDELHQLYNKTLDALQHKLLVLQPVFVAGKIGYRLHEYLRGIDLNTLITMVEQEDKCKSTDLFLKPGELEAKFVKYAFILDNTRKLMDSCVMDYPEGKLKLNRKNFTGNARDDQSLLEKLAMEGMLYRYGDKNKEALRRLKKELKVVVDLDFCAYFLITNDIIQYSMRRGYYHVGRGSGANSIVAYCLRITDVDPIALDLYFERFLNAERTSPPDFDLDFSWDEREDVQDYIFKRYGREHTALLGTMTTFKDRSIIREIGKVMGLPKTEIDGFTDPSRSAANRNNDTFKKIMLIYELMGNMPNQRSIHAGGVLISEEPITYYTALDLPPKGMPTVQWDMYEAEEIGYDKYDILSQRGIGHIKETVKLVLQNQQKHIDIHQVRAFMKDPNLNNRLKTGDTIGCFYIESPAMRQLLSKLNCDNYLTLVAASSIIRPGVAQSGMMKTYIQNYHQPDAVKYLHPVMEEKLKETFGVMVYQEDVIKVCIHYGGMDGTDADILRRGMSGKYRSRVEFDRLVEKFHEGAGMLGRPVEITKEVWRQVSSFAGYSFSKAHSASFAVESYQSLFLKTYYPKEFMVGVLNNYGGFYNRWLYVHELKKAGAKVHLPCVNQSSAVVSICGDEAYLGFTGIQGLEGKLMALIPEERRQGGAYVDLEDFVKRTEIGLEQAVVLIRCGALRFTGKSKKTLLWEVHALLGQKSKPNNHAELFHLEVKKYALPELVNTKLEDAYHELELLGFPLSLSMFDLLKTPYRGEVKTKQLISHIGRTVRMVGLYVCEKTVHTKNNKKMWFGTFLDADGNFFDTTHFPNNTPIYPFRGTGCYLIQGKVVSDFGFPSVEVERFAKLPILDNPVMA; via the coding sequence ATGTACCTGAACATCCATTCTCATTACAGCCTGCGCTATGGTACGCTATCCATCAAAACACTGGTAGAGGAAGCGCAGGCCAGGGGCATTACCCAAATGGTGCTGACCGACATCAACAACAGCACCGGGGTAATGGAGTTTATGCGCGAATGCCGTAAAAAGCAGATCAAACCCATTGGCGGCATGGAATTCCGCAGGGATAAAAAACTACTGTACATTGGCATTGCCCAGAACAGGGAAGGCATGAAGGAGCTGAACGATTTTTTAACGGAATACAACCTCGCCCAAAGGGAACTGCCCGATTTGCCGCCTGAATTTAAAAATGCCTATACCATTTATCCTTTTGGCCATAAACAGGAACTTAAAGGCAACGAATACATCGGCATCCGCTTTGATGAATTGCACCAGTTGTACAACAAAACATTGGATGCGCTGCAACATAAACTGCTGGTGCTGCAGCCGGTATTTGTAGCTGGCAAAATTGGCTACCGCTTGCATGAATACCTAAGGGGCATAGACCTCAATACCCTGATTACGATGGTAGAGCAGGAAGACAAATGCAAATCCACCGACCTGTTTTTGAAGCCCGGTGAACTGGAAGCCAAATTTGTAAAGTATGCTTTTATTTTAGACAATACCCGTAAGCTGATGGACAGTTGTGTGATGGACTATCCTGAAGGTAAGCTAAAACTGAACCGGAAGAATTTTACAGGCAATGCCAGGGACGATCAATCGCTGCTGGAAAAGCTGGCCATGGAAGGGATGCTGTACCGTTATGGGGATAAAAATAAGGAAGCTTTACGGCGACTTAAAAAGGAATTGAAGGTAGTGGTAGACCTGGATTTTTGCGCCTATTTTTTAATCACGAACGACATCATCCAATACTCCATGCGCAGGGGTTATTACCATGTGGGCAGGGGTTCTGGTGCCAACAGCATTGTGGCCTATTGTCTTCGCATTACCGATGTAGACCCCATAGCGCTGGACTTGTATTTTGAACGCTTTTTAAATGCAGAGCGGACCAGTCCGCCGGATTTTGACCTGGATTTTAGCTGGGACGAAAGGGAAGATGTGCAGGATTATATTTTTAAGCGTTATGGCCGGGAGCATACGGCATTGCTGGGCACCATGACCACTTTTAAAGACCGCTCCATCATCCGCGAGATCGGTAAAGTAATGGGTTTGCCTAAAACAGAAATTGATGGCTTTACCGATCCAAGCCGGTCGGCTGCAAACCGCAATAACGATACCTTTAAAAAGATCATGCTGATTTATGAGTTGATGGGGAATATGCCCAACCAGCGGAGCATCCATGCAGGCGGGGTATTGATTTCTGAAGAGCCCATTACCTATTATACTGCGCTGGATTTGCCACCCAAAGGCATGCCTACCGTGCAATGGGACATGTATGAGGCGGAAGAGATTGGATATGATAAATACGATATTCTTTCCCAAAGGGGCATCGGGCACATTAAGGAAACGGTGAAACTGGTACTGCAAAACCAGCAGAAACACATCGACATCCATCAGGTAAGGGCTTTTATGAAAGACCCCAACCTAAACAACAGGCTAAAAACCGGCGATACCATAGGTTGTTTTTACATTGAGTCGCCAGCCATGCGACAACTGCTCAGCAAGCTGAATTGCGACAATTACTTGACCCTGGTAGCGGCCAGTTCCATCATCAGGCCCGGTGTAGCACAATCTGGCATGATGAAAACCTATATTCAGAACTACCACCAGCCAGATGCTGTAAAATACCTGCACCCGGTGATGGAAGAGAAACTGAAAGAAACCTTTGGCGTAATGGTATACCAGGAAGATGTGATTAAAGTTTGCATCCATTACGGAGGGATGGACGGTACCGATGCCGACATCTTGCGCAGGGGCATGAGCGGCAAATACCGTTCGAGGGTAGAGTTTGACCGTTTGGTAGAGAAGTTCCATGAGGGGGCCGGAATGTTGGGCAGACCGGTGGAGATCACCAAAGAAGTTTGGCGCCAGGTTTCTTCCTTTGCGGGCTATAGTTTTTCTAAAGCCCATTCGGCCAGTTTTGCGGTAGAGAGTTACCAGAGTTTGTTTTTAAAAACCTATTACCCCAAAGAATTTATGGTAGGGGTGCTGAACAATTACGGCGGTTTTTACAACAGGTGGCTGTACGTGCATGAATTGAAGAAAGCAGGGGCAAAGGTTCATTTGCCTTGCGTAAACCAAAGTAGCGCCGTGGTTTCCATTTGTGGTGATGAAGCGTACCTGGGCTTTACGGGCATCCAGGGATTGGAAGGTAAACTCATGGCGCTGATTCCCGAAGAACGCAGACAGGGCGGGGCATATGTGGATCTGGAAGATTTTGTAAAACGGACAGAAATTGGCCTGGAGCAGGCTGTGGTGCTGATCCGCTGCGGGGCCTTGCGCTTTACAGGAAAGAGCAAAAAGACTTTGCTTTGGGAAGTGCATGCTTTGTTGGGGCAAAAATCAAAACCAAATAACCATGCGGAGCTTTTCCACCTGGAGGTTAAAAAATATGCCCTGCCCGAGCTGGTGAATACCAAATTGGAAGACGCCTATCACGAACTGGAATTGCTGGGCTTCCCGCTTAGTTTATCGATGTTTGATTTGCTGAAAACCCCTTACCGGGGCGAAGTGAAGACCAAACAACTGATCAGCCACATTGGGCGAACGGTACGCATGGTGGGCTTGTACGTTTGCGAAAAAACGGTGCACACCAAAAACAACAAGAAAATGTGGTTCGGAACCTTTCTGGATGCCGATGGAAACTTTTTTGATACCACTCATTTCCCCAACAATACACCCATATATCCATTTAGGGGAACAGGCTGTTACCTGATCCAGGGAAAAGTAGTAAGTGATTTCGGCTTTCCGAGTGTTGAGGTAGAAAGGTTTGCAAAACTGCCTATTCTAGACAATCCCGTCATGGCTTAG
- a CDS encoding UvrD-helicase domain-containing protein, producing MIIYILGLLSLCTCYLYYRYRQRALNKEHLLSILPHIRQAELDFEEFFDEKAYFANYDYQQLKSTHTPLLTQIPPNYKRYGLSGEDFEIVDHFMSLHRDAENTRANYNEHFSKLEINRYRSFFSSLEQYPLSDEQMKAIVCDEDNNLVIAGAGTGKTTTISAKIAYILNKKLARPEELLVISFTNSAVNELYDRVLKFCGKDSGVDQITVNTFNGFGNKVVRHCNRNPLRIAFDGKDHLVKEFLLESFTTLFHNDDDFQSKAINFFAFFNRQAPDDFEFKTAEEFRKHQESTKYVSLSGRELKSYEETLVANFLYLHQVEYEYESFFPLAAEDRNPDYSHYAPDFYLPKYGIYIEHYGIDQNGDVPQWFSYRPPFTDAKSSYHSGIQWKEQIHKKYETKLVRTYSYQKKDHTLLRLLKQQLVDFGVVLVKRDPAEIYEELNKVNDIPSFIGLIHTFLTLLKSAGRSPAELKSVAKDQRFAVFMDMVTPLYNCYQEKLKATASIDFNDMINHATAYILNGTFKKQYKYILVDEFQDMSQSKYAMLNALKTANPGAKLYAVGDDWQSIFRFAGSDISIINSFSAHFGFTAYNPVLQTYRFNKEILKVSSSFIQKNPAQLPKKLTSPFNSSVPAFQFVPLKKLKKLEAEHDRYQQIDAILRDISIQTPNASVFLIGRYKHLILPSLPLLKKSYPQLKISFYTAHGSKGLTCDYSILLGLDSGAFGFPSQIADDPVLSYVLESGDGYENAEERRLFYVALTRAKHKVFLLYSMNSPSKFIEELRADYELGG from the coding sequence ATGATAATTTACATCTTAGGTCTTCTTAGTCTTTGCACTTGTTATTTATACTACCGCTATCGTCAACGAGCGCTTAATAAAGAGCATCTATTATCCATATTACCCCATATCCGTCAGGCTGAACTCGACTTTGAAGAATTCTTTGATGAGAAGGCCTATTTCGCAAACTACGATTACCAGCAACTCAAAAGCACACATACTCCCCTGCTAACTCAAATCCCACCCAATTATAAGCGTTATGGTTTATCCGGCGAGGACTTTGAGATCGTTGATCATTTCATGAGCCTGCATAGAGATGCAGAAAATACCAGAGCAAACTATAATGAACATTTTAGCAAACTGGAAATTAACCGTTACCGCAGTTTTTTTTCAAGCCTGGAGCAATATCCGTTGTCTGATGAACAAATGAAGGCCATCGTCTGTGACGAAGATAATAATTTGGTTATCGCTGGTGCAGGTACTGGAAAAACAACTACAATAAGCGCAAAGATTGCGTACATCCTGAATAAAAAACTTGCGAGACCAGAGGAATTACTTGTCATCTCTTTTACAAATTCTGCGGTTAATGAACTATATGATCGTGTACTCAAATTTTGTGGCAAAGATTCTGGAGTAGATCAAATCACCGTAAATACCTTTAATGGTTTTGGAAATAAGGTGGTTCGCCACTGTAACCGTAATCCCTTAAGAATTGCTTTTGACGGCAAGGATCACCTTGTAAAGGAATTTTTGCTTGAAAGCTTTACAACACTGTTTCATAACGACGACGATTTTCAAAGCAAGGCAATTAATTTTTTCGCCTTCTTTAATCGCCAGGCGCCTGATGATTTTGAATTTAAAACCGCGGAAGAATTCAGAAAACACCAGGAGTCCACTAAATACGTAAGTTTATCTGGGCGGGAGCTAAAAAGTTATGAAGAAACGCTGGTTGCTAATTTTCTATACCTGCATCAGGTAGAGTATGAATATGAATCGTTTTTTCCATTAGCTGCTGAAGATCGTAATCCAGATTACAGCCATTACGCACCCGATTTTTATCTTCCAAAATACGGCATTTACATTGAGCATTATGGGATAGACCAAAATGGCGATGTGCCCCAATGGTTTTCGTATCGGCCACCTTTTACAGATGCAAAGTCCAGCTATCACAGTGGCATTCAATGGAAGGAACAGATTCATAAAAAATATGAGACCAAGCTTGTCAGGACTTATTCCTATCAGAAAAAGGATCATACTTTGTTGCGATTACTTAAGCAGCAGCTTGTAGATTTTGGTGTTGTCCTGGTTAAAAGAGACCCTGCAGAAATCTATGAAGAATTGAATAAAGTAAATGACATTCCCAGTTTTATTGGTCTGATTCATACATTTCTTACCTTACTGAAATCTGCTGGCAGGTCGCCGGCTGAATTAAAATCTGTGGCCAAAGATCAGCGTTTCGCCGTCTTCATGGATATGGTTACCCCACTTTACAATTGTTATCAGGAAAAGTTAAAAGCAACTGCAAGCATAGACTTTAATGACATGATCAACCACGCAACAGCTTATATCCTAAATGGAACTTTTAAAAAGCAATATAAATACATATTAGTTGATGAGTTTCAAGACATGTCACAAAGTAAGTATGCTATGCTAAATGCATTGAAAACGGCTAATCCAGGAGCCAAGCTATACGCGGTTGGAGACGATTGGCAATCCATATTTCGGTTTGCAGGAAGTGATATTTCAATCATCAACAGTTTCAGTGCGCATTTCGGATTTACAGCTTACAATCCTGTTTTACAGACGTACCGGTTCAACAAAGAGATTTTGAAAGTAAGTAGCTCCTTCATTCAGAAAAACCCAGCACAGCTGCCTAAAAAACTAACTTCTCCTTTTAATTCATCGGTTCCGGCATTTCAATTTGTACCACTCAAAAAACTTAAAAAATTAGAGGCAGAGCATGACAGATATCAACAAATTGATGCCATACTGCGTGACATCTCTATACAGACACCAAATGCCAGTGTATTTTTAATTGGGCGTTATAAACATTTAATACTGCCAAGTCTGCCGCTACTGAAGAAATCTTACCCGCAATTGAAAATCAGTTTTTACACTGCGCATGGCAGCAAGGGACTAACCTGCGATTATTCAATCTTGCTGGGATTGGATTCGGGAGCTTTTGGATTTCCCTCCCAAATTGCAGATGATCCTGTGCTGAGTTATGTGCTGGAAAGTGGTGATGGCTACGAAAATGCTGAGGAACGCAGGCTTTTCTATGTTGCGCTAACGAGAGCAAAGCATAAGGTATTTTTGCTGTACAGTATGAACTCACCGAGTAAGTTTATTGAAGAGCTAAGAGCAGATTATGAATTGGGTGGGTAA